In Cydia amplana chromosome 13, ilCydAmpl1.1, whole genome shotgun sequence, a single genomic region encodes these proteins:
- the LOC134653532 gene encoding uncharacterized protein LOC134653532, producing the protein MTNVVKCNVCNIVIDELLCYIQNKLSVIDDDTLVRLCKTSFSSEEIKKSKCLLFDSVSTDQRKISRKNSGKEVRDLEDIVALLRSVEIDKVPVFVARKLENLPPITVDHFDCTKLLKDLAKIQNDIAQVKSSYATINQLEELRLDLNNMKCASIPQSPFNKVNARRGAWLYDSGPIGLSHCSTNSEKENASTSQVSPTIPLNNDNNINNSQLTPKKQSPLKNIQLKCPNNNEIGTSNPLLSVGVSHPHLPEIAEPCSQAAKECVDTRRAATDSNGYPRDHDNNSENGEWITKTYKRNKPNYRYAGKRGLACDAENNVKFRAAERKIPIFISNVNKDCLESDIINYVKDKTQENITLEKLNIRKNSHNAYKFFVSESKESVFLDAKIWPQGIVFKRFVHFRQGTTNRKLSVDGAHYSIHNGKNK; encoded by the coding sequence ATGACGAATGTGGTTAAATGTAACGTGTGTAATATCGTTATTGATGAGCTGTTGTGCTACATACAGAATAAACTATCGGTGATAGATGACGACACCTTAGTGCGCCTTTGTAAAACGTCGTTTTCTAGCGAAGaaatcaaaaaatcaaaatgtttattgtttGATTCTGTGTCGACCGATCAGCGCAAAATATCGCGAAAAAACAGTGGCAAGGAGGTTCGAGACTTGGAGGACATAGTGGCATTACTACGATCTGTCGAAATAGATAAAGTGCCCGTGTTCGTTGCGCGTAAACTCGAGAACTTACCTCCAATAACGGTGGATCATTTCGATTGTACAAAACTGTTAAAAGATCTCGCTAAGATACAAAATGATATTGCGCAAGTAAAATCTTCTTATGCTACAATAAATCAACTTGAGGAGCTACGTTTGGATTTAAATAACATGAAATGTGCGTCAATACCGCAATCTCCGTTTAACAAGGTGAATGCGAGACGGGGAGCCTGGCTGTATGACAGTGGTCCAATTGGGCTATCCCACTGCTCCACAAACTCAGAAAAAGAGAACGCTTCCACGTCACAAGTATCTCCTACTATACCGctaaataatgataataatataaacaataGCCAGTTAACTCCGAAGAAACAATCGCCACtcaaaaatattcaattaaaGTGTCCCAATAACAATGAAATCGGAACATCGAATCCGTTATTATCCGTTGGGGTGAGTCATCCTCATCTACCGGAGATTGCTGAACCGTGTTCGCAAGCGGCCAAGGAATGTGTGGATACCCGCCGCGCGGCGACAGATAGCAACGGCTACCCGCGCGACCACGACAATAATAGTGAAAACGGTGAATGGATTACAAAGACCTATAAACGTAATAAACCGAATTACCGCTATGCGGGAAAACGAGGCTTAGCCTGCGATGCGGAAAACAATGTTAAGTTTAGGGCGGCCGAAAGGAAAATACCAATTTTTATCTCAAATGTAAACAAAGATTGCCTTGAATCCGATATTATAAACTATGTCAAGGACAAAACACAGGAAAACATAACGCTAGAAAAACTGAATATTAGAAAAAACTCTCATAATGCATACAAGTTTTTCGTGTCGGAAAGCAAAGAGTCTGTGTTCCTGGATGCTAAAATATGGCCGCAAGGCATAGTATTTAAGAGATTTGTGCATTTTAGACAAGGCACTACGAACAGAAAGTTATCTGTTGACGGCGCACATTATAGCATTCATAATGGAAAAAACAAATAA
- the LOC134653531 gene encoding uncharacterized protein LOC134653531, which produces MGPGCKAQALLQLLAPGPRHGALSTGRMSRMPLTSLPAPDLTEANTRNLDRFNRLEQIRQHFWKRWQSEYVMELQQRSKWKTRARDLQQGDLVLIKDENQPPLLWRLGRVVKLHTGSDGVPRVADIDTVRGVIRRALNRICLLHDS; this is translated from the exons ATGGGCCCAGGCTGCAAAGCTCAAGCTCTGCTTCAATTGCTTGCGCCCGGACCACGACACGGCGCGCTGTCGACTGGGAGGATGTCGCGTAT GCCACTGACGTCGCTTCCGGCCCCGGACCTGACAGAAGCCAACACTCGCAACCTGGACCGCTTCAATCGGCTGGAGCAGATAAGGCAGCACTTCTGGAAGCGGTGGCAGTCCGAGTACGTCATGGAGCTGCAGCAACGTTCCAAATGGAAAACGCGTGCCAGGGATCTGCAGCAGGGAGACCTAGTACTAATAAAAGACGAGAATCAACCCCCACTTCTATGGCGTCTGGGCAGAGTGGTGAAACTTCATACTGGCTCAGACGGAGTACCACGGGTCGCAGATATTGACACCGTGCGGGGAGTTATCAGACGGGCTCTGAACCGCATATGTCTTTTACATGATTCTTGA